A DNA window from Enterobacter asburiae contains the following coding sequences:
- the murD gene encoding UDP-N-acetylmuramoyl-L-alanine--D-glutamate ligase has product MADYQGKKVVIIGLGLTGLSCVDFFLARGVTPRVMDTRVSPPGLDKLPEQVERHLGGLNDDWLLAADLIVASPGMALAHPSLSAAADAGVEIVGDIELFCREAQAPIIAITGSNGKSTVTTLVGEMAKAAGMNVGVGGNIGLPALMLLDKGCELYVLELSSFQLETTSSLHAAAATILNVTEDHMDRYPFGLQQYRAAKLRVYENAKVCVVNADDALTMPVRGADDRCISFGITMGDYHLNRQLGETWLRVKGEKVLNVKEMKLTGQHNYTNALAALALADAVGLPRSSSLKALTTFSGLAHRFQLALEHNGVRWINDSKATNVGSTEAALNGLHVDGTLHLLLGGDGKSADFSSLKPYLAGDNVRLYCFGRDGRELAELRPEVAEQTETMEQAMRLIAPRVKPGDMVLLSPACASLDQFKNFEQRGDVFTRLAKELG; this is encoded by the coding sequence ATGGCAGATTACCAGGGCAAAAAAGTCGTTATCATCGGGTTGGGCCTCACGGGGCTCTCCTGCGTGGACTTTTTCCTCGCACGCGGCGTGACGCCACGCGTGATGGATACGCGTGTCTCTCCGCCGGGTCTGGACAAACTGCCGGAACAGGTTGAACGCCACCTTGGTGGTCTGAATGATGACTGGCTGCTGGCAGCCGATCTGATTGTCGCAAGCCCGGGTATGGCGCTGGCGCATCCTTCGCTGAGCGCTGCTGCGGATGCGGGCGTTGAGATTGTCGGCGATATCGAGCTGTTCTGCCGCGAAGCGCAGGCACCTATTATCGCCATTACCGGTTCTAACGGTAAAAGCACCGTCACCACCCTGGTGGGTGAAATGGCGAAAGCGGCGGGCATGAACGTCGGCGTTGGCGGTAACATTGGTTTACCCGCTCTGATGCTGCTGGATAAAGGCTGCGAGCTGTATGTTCTCGAGCTTTCCAGCTTCCAGCTGGAAACGACCTCCAGCCTGCACGCTGCGGCTGCGACGATCCTCAACGTGACTGAAGATCATATGGACAGGTATCCATTTGGTCTGCAGCAGTACCGTGCCGCCAAGCTGCGCGTTTATGAAAATGCCAAAGTCTGCGTTGTAAACGCCGATGACGCGCTGACCATGCCCGTACGCGGTGCAGACGATCGCTGTATCAGCTTCGGTATCACGATGGGGGATTACCACCTGAACCGTCAGCTGGGCGAAACCTGGCTGCGCGTGAAGGGTGAGAAAGTGCTGAACGTGAAAGAGATGAAGCTCACTGGTCAGCACAACTATACCAATGCCCTGGCGGCGCTGGCGCTGGCGGATGCAGTAGGGCTGCCGCGCTCCTCCAGCCTGAAAGCGTTAACCACGTTTTCTGGTCTGGCGCACCGTTTCCAGCTGGCGCTGGAGCACAACGGCGTGCGCTGGATTAACGACTCCAAAGCTACCAACGTCGGAAGCACGGAGGCCGCGCTGAACGGTCTGCACGTTGACGGCACCCTGCATTTACTGCTGGGCGGCGACGGTAAATCAGCTGATTTTTCCTCCCTGAAGCCGTATCTCGCCGGAGATAACGTCCGCCTGTACTGCTTCGGCCGTGACGGCAGGGAGCTGGCTGAACTGCGCCCTGAGGTTGCCGAGCAAACTGAAACCATGGAACAGGCGATGCGGCTGATTGCCCCTCGCGTGAAGCCAGGCGATATGGTGCTGCTCTCTCCGGCCTGTGCCAGCCTCGATCAATTCAAGAATTTCGAACAGCGTGGTGATGTCTTTACCCGCCTGGCGAAGGAGTTAGGCTGA